From a region of the Bradyrhizobium sp. KBS0727 genome:
- a CDS encoding bifunctional transaldolase/phosoglucose isomerase → MNPVKALENHGQAVWLDFLARGFIAKGDLKALIDTDGVKGVTSNPSIFEKAIGSSDEYDASIGQALKKGDRPVADLFEALAVEDIQHAADVLRSVYDQLKGDDGFVSLEVSPYLAMDTKGTIAEAERLWNDVKRKNLMVKVPATPEGLPAIEQLIGEGISINITLLFSQKVYREVAEAYIAGLEKYVAKGGDPSHVASVASFFVSRIDSAVDKQLDEKIAKANDPSEKERLSALKGKVAIANAKIAYQDYKRLFAGSRWDKLAAKGAKPQRLLWASTGTKNKDYSDVLYVEELIGPNTINTVPPATLDAFRDHGKVRDSLEENIEDARRVLEELDKSGISLDAITAELVKDGVKQFADAADKLYGAVAHKRAASLGGGIDAAHFALGDGIKKAVEKSTEDWRVHATIRRLWHKDKSVWTGDDENKWLGWLSSPAAADVADYEDFSRRVKGQNFSDAVVLGMGGSSLGPEVLAETFPTKSGFPKLHVLDSTDPAQVRAMEASVDLAHTLFIVSSKSGGTTEPNVMKDYFFDRVAKTIGKDKAGHRFIAVTDPGSSLEKVAIKQGFARIFHGDPTIGGRYSVLSPFGLVPAAAAGIDVRSLIAHTLAMVRSCGADVPPQENPGVQLGLALGLAGLEGVDKVTISSSSKIADFGAWAEQLIAESTGKDGKGLIPIDGEPLGTPEAYGGDRFFIDIRVEGDDDASHDGRLAALEAAGHPVVRIVMKSIDHLGQEFFRFEMATAVAGAILGINPFNQPDVEAAKIKTRELTGAFEKTGKLPAETPVMSSAEADLYTDDANAAALRRAGANGSLGSWIKAHLSRSGSGDYVALLAYIARDPGSIGSLQKMRLAVRDERHVATCAEFGPRFLHSTGQAYKGGPDSGVFLQITADDAKDLKVPGQKASFGIIQAAQARGDFDVLTERGRRALRVHLKGEIGPALAALDAAISEAVN, encoded by the coding sequence ATGAATCCCGTCAAAGCCCTCGAAAACCATGGTCAGGCCGTTTGGCTCGACTTCCTTGCCCGCGGCTTCATCGCCAAGGGCGACCTCAAGGCGCTGATCGATACCGATGGCGTCAAGGGCGTCACCTCGAATCCCTCGATCTTCGAGAAGGCGATCGGCAGTTCGGACGAGTATGACGCCTCGATCGGCCAGGCGCTGAAGAAGGGCGACCGCCCGGTCGCCGACCTGTTCGAGGCGCTGGCGGTCGAGGATATCCAGCACGCGGCCGACGTACTGCGCTCGGTCTACGACCAACTGAAAGGCGATGACGGGTTCGTCAGCCTGGAGGTTTCGCCCTATCTGGCGATGGACACCAAGGGGACCATCGCCGAGGCCGAGCGGCTCTGGAACGACGTCAAACGCAAGAATTTGATGGTCAAGGTGCCGGCGACGCCGGAAGGCCTGCCCGCGATCGAGCAGCTGATCGGCGAAGGCATCAGCATCAACATCACGCTGCTGTTCTCGCAGAAGGTCTATCGTGAGGTCGCGGAGGCTTATATTGCCGGCCTCGAGAAATACGTCGCCAAGGGCGGCGATCCCTCCCATGTCGCCAGTGTCGCCTCCTTCTTCGTCAGCCGGATCGACTCGGCGGTCGACAAGCAGCTCGACGAGAAGATCGCCAAAGCCAACGACCCCAGCGAGAAGGAACGGCTGAGCGCGCTGAAGGGCAAGGTCGCGATCGCCAATGCGAAGATCGCCTATCAGGATTACAAGCGCCTGTTCGCAGGCTCCCGCTGGGACAAGCTCGCCGCCAAGGGCGCCAAGCCGCAGCGGCTGTTGTGGGCTTCCACCGGCACCAAGAACAAGGACTACAGCGACGTCCTCTATGTCGAGGAATTGATCGGTCCCAACACCATCAACACTGTACCGCCGGCAACGCTCGACGCGTTCCGCGACCACGGTAAAGTGCGCGACAGCCTCGAGGAAAACATCGAGGACGCCCGCCGCGTGCTGGAAGAGCTCGATAAATCCGGCATCTCGCTCGATGCCATCACGGCCGAGCTGGTCAAGGATGGCGTCAAGCAGTTCGCCGACGCCGCCGACAAGCTGTACGGCGCGGTCGCGCACAAGCGCGCGGCCTCGCTCGGCGGCGGTATCGACGCGGCGCACTTCGCGCTCGGCGACGGCATCAAGAAGGCCGTCGAGAAGAGCACCGAGGATTGGCGCGTGCACGCCACGATCCGCCGGCTCTGGCACAAGGACAAGTCGGTCTGGACCGGTGACGACGAGAACAAGTGGCTCGGCTGGCTGAGCAGCCCGGCCGCGGCCGACGTCGCCGACTACGAGGACTTTTCCCGGCGCGTGAAGGGACAGAATTTCAGCGATGCCGTGGTGCTCGGGATGGGCGGATCGAGCCTCGGTCCCGAAGTGCTGGCGGAAACATTCCCCACGAAGTCCGGCTTTCCGAAGCTGCACGTGCTCGACTCCACCGATCCCGCGCAGGTGCGGGCGATGGAGGCCTCCGTCGATCTCGCTCACACCCTGTTCATCGTTTCCAGCAAATCCGGCGGTACCACCGAGCCGAACGTGATGAAGGATTATTTCTTCGATCGCGTCGCCAAGACCATCGGCAAGGATAAAGCCGGACATCGTTTCATCGCCGTGACCGATCCCGGATCGTCGCTGGAGAAGGTCGCCATCAAACAGGGCTTTGCGCGCATTTTCCACGGCGATCCCACCATCGGCGGGCGCTATTCCGTGCTGTCGCCGTTCGGACTGGTGCCGGCCGCTGCCGCCGGCATCGACGTCAGGAGCCTGATCGCGCATACGCTGGCGATGGTGCGCTCCTGCGGCGCCGACGTGCCGCCCCAGGAAAATCCCGGCGTGCAGCTCGGGCTGGCGCTCGGCCTCGCCGGGCTCGAAGGCGTTGACAAGGTGACGATTTCCTCGTCGAGCAAGATCGCCGATTTCGGCGCCTGGGCCGAGCAGTTGATTGCCGAATCCACCGGCAAGGACGGCAAGGGCCTGATCCCGATCGATGGCGAGCCGCTCGGAACGCCCGAGGCCTACGGCGGCGACCGCTTCTTCATCGACATCCGCGTCGAAGGCGACGACGACGCCTCGCATGACGGCAGGCTCGCCGCGCTCGAGGCCGCCGGTCATCCTGTGGTCCGCATCGTGATGAAGTCGATCGACCATCTCGGCCAGGAGTTCTTCCGTTTCGAAATGGCGACCGCGGTGGCCGGCGCCATCCTCGGCATCAACCCGTTCAACCAGCCCGACGTCGAAGCCGCCAAGATCAAGACCCGCGAATTGACCGGCGCGTTCGAAAAGACCGGCAAGTTGCCCGCCGAGACGCCGGTGATGAGTTCTGCCGAAGCCGATCTCTATACCGATGACGCCAATGCGGCGGCACTGCGCAGGGCCGGCGCCAATGGCAGCCTCGGCTCCTGGATCAAGGCCCATCTCTCCCGCTCCGGGAGCGGCGACTATGTGGCGTTGCTGGCCTATATCGCGCGCGACCCCGGCTCGATCGGGAGCTTGCAGAAGATGCGGCTCGCCGTGCGCGACGAGCGCCACGTCGCGACCTGCGCCGAGTTCGGCCCGCGCTTCCTGCATTCGACCGGCCAGGCCTACAAGGGCGGTCCCGACAGCGGGGTGTTCCTGCAGATCACGGCCGATGACGCCAAGGACTTGAAGGTGCCGGGCCAGAAGGCAAGCTTCGGTATCATCCAGGCGGCGCAGGCCCGCGGCGATTTCGACGTGCTCACCGAGCGCGGCCGGCGCGCGCTGCGCGTCCATCTCAAGGGCGAGATCGGACCGGCGCTCGCTGCACTGGACGCCGCGATCTCGGAAGCAGTCAATTAG
- the gnd gene encoding phosphogluconate dehydrogenase (NAD(+)-dependent, decarboxylating): MQLGMIGLGRMGGNIVRRLMKNGHTAVVYDKDAKAVAGLAAEGASGASSLEDFVAKLKKPRTAWVMLPAGKITEATIEALAKLMQPGDVIIDGGNTFWQDDVRRGKTLKESGLHYLDVGTSGGVWGIERGYCMMIGGDKAVVDRLDPIFRTLAPGIGDIPLTPGREKRDPRIEQGYIHAGPVGAGHFVKMIHNGIEYGLMQAYAEGFDILKNANIEALPPEHRFDLDIADIAEVWRRGSVIPSWLLDLTSSALAENQTLDNYSGFVEDSGEGRWTVNAAIDEAVPAEVLTAALYARFRSRKDHTFAEKILSAMRAGFGGHREPPKKPGSKA; encoded by the coding sequence ATGCAACTCGGCATGATCGGCCTCGGCCGGATGGGCGGCAACATCGTCCGCCGGCTGATGAAGAACGGCCACACCGCGGTGGTCTACGACAAGGACGCCAAGGCCGTCGCCGGCCTCGCCGCCGAGGGCGCCAGCGGAGCTTCGTCGCTGGAAGATTTCGTCGCCAAGCTCAAGAAGCCGCGCACCGCCTGGGTGATGCTGCCGGCCGGCAAGATCACCGAGGCGACGATCGAAGCGCTGGCAAAACTGATGCAGCCCGGCGACGTCATCATCGACGGCGGCAATACGTTCTGGCAGGACGACGTCCGCCGCGGCAAGACGCTGAAAGAGAGCGGCCTGCATTACCTCGACGTCGGCACCAGCGGCGGCGTCTGGGGCATCGAGCGCGGCTATTGCATGATGATCGGCGGCGACAAGGCGGTGGTCGACCGGCTCGATCCGATCTTCAGGACGCTGGCGCCGGGGATCGGCGACATTCCGTTGACGCCCGGCCGCGAGAAGCGCGACCCGCGCATCGAACAGGGCTACATCCACGCCGGCCCGGTCGGCGCCGGGCACTTCGTCAAGATGATCCACAACGGCATCGAATATGGCCTGATGCAGGCCTACGCCGAAGGCTTCGACATTCTGAAGAACGCCAATATCGAGGCGCTGCCGCCGGAACATCGCTTCGACCTGGATATCGCCGACATAGCCGAAGTGTGGCGGCGCGGCAGCGTGATCCCGTCCTGGCTGCTCGACCTGACGTCATCCGCGCTCGCGGAAAACCAGACGCTGGATAATTACTCCGGCTTCGTCGAGGATTCCGGCGAAGGGCGATGGACCGTCAATGCCGCGATCGACGAGGCGGTGCCGGCGGAAGTGCTGACGGCGGCGCTCTATGCGCGCTTCCGCTCGCGCAAGGATCATACTTTTGCGGAAAAAATCCTCTCGGCGATGCGCGCAGGCTTCGGCGGCCACAGGGAGCCGCCGAAGAAGCCGGGCTCAAAGGCGTGA
- the zwf gene encoding glucose-6-phosphate dehydrogenase, with translation MAVGKAAQTRPDPCSFVIFGVTGDLAHRLVIPALYNLAANHLLPDKFCVVGIARKGMSSGELRDGLMKGLHRYATRAVDDAIAQRLLACVTCIEADPKDPASFDAMNKQLDELEASRQTGGNRLFYLATPPNAFLPISRELGRTGMLAENGSWRRLVIEKPFGTDLASARELNSELLKIVDEHQIYRIDHYLGKETVQNILVLRFANGMFEPIWNRNHIDHIQITVDEKIGVGHRGSFYDVTGALRDMVPNHLFQLLSLVAMEPPAKFDAHAVRSEKAEVLAAVQTQTEEEALRNSVRGQYRAGRVGDTEIDDYRKTPDVKPGSNTETYAALKLTIDNWRWAGVPFYLRTGKALGVKRTEIAIKFKQAPFAMFRDTPVDRLSQNYLIISTEPTEGIALQFNTKVPGPNINIDGVEMKFRYKDYFKTEPSTGYETLIYDCMIGDNILFQRADSVEAGWQAVQPFLDAWKKAGARGLKVYEPGSEGPEEANELMERDGRSWRKLG, from the coding sequence ATGGCGGTCGGTAAGGCAGCACAAACCAGGCCCGATCCCTGCTCGTTCGTGATCTTCGGCGTCACCGGAGACCTCGCGCACCGGCTGGTAATCCCCGCCCTTTATAACCTCGCTGCCAACCACCTGCTGCCGGATAAATTCTGCGTGGTCGGCATTGCCCGCAAGGGCATGTCGAGCGGCGAACTGCGCGACGGCCTGATGAAGGGACTGCACCGGTACGCCACCCGCGCGGTGGACGACGCCATCGCCCAGCGCCTGCTGGCATGCGTCACCTGCATCGAGGCCGATCCGAAAGACCCGGCCTCGTTCGATGCGATGAACAAGCAGCTCGACGAGCTGGAAGCCTCGCGGCAGACCGGCGGCAACCGGCTGTTTTATCTGGCGACGCCGCCGAACGCGTTCCTGCCGATCAGCCGCGAGCTCGGCCGCACCGGCATGCTGGCGGAAAACGGTTCCTGGCGGCGGCTGGTGATCGAAAAACCGTTCGGTACCGACCTTGCCTCGGCGAGGGAGCTCAACAGCGAACTCTTGAAGATCGTCGACGAGCACCAGATCTACCGGATCGACCATTATCTCGGCAAGGAAACCGTCCAGAACATCCTGGTGCTGCGCTTTGCCAACGGCATGTTCGAGCCGATCTGGAATCGCAACCATATCGACCATATCCAGATCACGGTCGACGAGAAGATCGGCGTCGGTCACCGCGGCAGCTTCTACGACGTGACCGGCGCGCTGCGCGACATGGTGCCGAACCATCTCTTTCAATTGCTATCGCTGGTCGCGATGGAGCCGCCCGCGAAGTTCGATGCCCATGCGGTGCGTTCGGAGAAAGCCGAGGTGCTGGCGGCGGTCCAGACCCAGACCGAGGAAGAGGCGCTGCGCAATTCGGTGCGCGGGCAATATCGCGCCGGCAGGGTCGGCGATACCGAAATCGACGATTATCGCAAGACTCCCGACGTCAAGCCCGGAAGCAACACGGAAACCTATGCCGCACTCAAGCTGACCATCGACAATTGGCGCTGGGCCGGCGTGCCCTTCTATCTCCGCACCGGCAAGGCGCTCGGCGTCAAGCGCACCGAAATCGCGATCAAGTTCAAGCAGGCGCCGTTTGCGATGTTTCGCGATACGCCGGTGGACCGGCTGTCGCAGAATTACCTGATCATTTCGACCGAGCCGACCGAAGGTATCGCACTGCAGTTCAACACCAAGGTGCCGGGACCGAACATCAACATCGACGGCGTCGAGATGAAGTTCCGCTACAAGGATTACTTCAAGACCGAGCCGTCGACCGGCTACGAGACGCTGATCTATGACTGCATGATCGGCGACAACATCCTGTTTCAGCGCGCCGACAGCGTGGAAGCCGGCTGGCAGGCCGTGCAACCGTTCCTCGATGCCTGGAAGAAGGCCGGCGCCAGGGGGCTTAAGGTCTACGAACCCGGCAGCGAAGGCCCCGAGGAGGCCAACGAACTGATGGAACGTGACGGCCGAAGCTGGCGGAAGCTCGGTTAG
- the pgl gene encoding 6-phosphogluconolactonase: protein MAGNDNRHVIGVADPAALATAAADRVLARIAANGGRVAICLTGGSSPQQLYQLLATDSYRSRIPWERVHWFIGDERFVPAGDPLNNMSMASAAFLDQCAPASNVHPIPTATADPADPDRSAALYEGELKSFYGAEMLDHERPLFDLVLMGVGPDGHTASLFPGYPALEETARWVVGVPRANVEPFVPRVTLTLPTLASCREMLFEVAGAGKRAILTRLLAGEDLPAGRAGSAGETVWLVDRAALPEDFRGQ, encoded by the coding sequence ATGGCCGGGAACGACAACCGACACGTCATTGGGGTTGCCGATCCGGCGGCTTTGGCAACCGCCGCCGCCGATCGTGTGCTGGCCCGGATAGCCGCCAACGGCGGCCGCGTGGCGATCTGCCTGACCGGGGGATCGAGCCCGCAGCAGCTCTATCAGCTGCTCGCCACCGACAGCTATCGAAGCCGCATTCCGTGGGAGCGCGTTCACTGGTTCATCGGCGATGAACGGTTTGTTCCGGCGGGCGATCCGCTCAACAACATGAGCATGGCGAGCGCGGCGTTTCTGGACCAGTGCGCGCCGGCTTCCAACGTCCATCCGATTCCGACAGCGACCGCCGACCCGGCCGATCCCGACCGTAGCGCTGCGCTTTACGAAGGCGAACTGAAGTCCTTCTATGGCGCGGAGATGCTGGATCACGAGCGCCCCTTGTTCGATCTCGTATTGATGGGCGTCGGCCCCGACGGCCACACCGCATCGCTATTTCCCGGATATCCCGCACTTGAGGAGACCGCGCGCTGGGTCGTCGGCGTGCCGCGTGCCAATGTCGAGCCGTTCGTTCCCCGCGTTACCCTCACCTTGCCTACGCTCGCCTCTTGCCGCGAAATGCTGTTCGAGGTCGCGGGCGCCGGCAAGCGCGCAATCTTGACGCGCCTGCTCGCAGGCGAGGACCTGCCGGCCGGCCGCGCAGGCTCCGCCGGCGAGACGGTCTGGCTGGTCGACCGGGCGGCGCTTCCGGAGGATTTTCGTGGGCAGTGA
- a CDS encoding gluconokinase: MGVSGSGKSTIAEHLAARIGWNYVDGDLFHPPANVAKMSAGHPLTDEDRWPWLRAIAAEIDRLAAASQRAVVACSALKRAYRDILVHGRDDVRIVFLDGTQDLIAKRLAARKGHFMPPGLLDSQFQTLEPPQASERPITVSIDASVEAIVDAIIRQLQLVAP; the protein is encoded by the coding sequence ATGGGCGTCTCCGGCTCGGGCAAGAGCACGATTGCCGAACACCTCGCCGCGCGCATCGGCTGGAATTATGTCGACGGCGACCTGTTTCACCCGCCGGCCAATGTAGCCAAGATGAGCGCGGGCCACCCGCTCACCGACGAAGACCGCTGGCCATGGCTGCGCGCGATCGCCGCCGAGATCGATCGCCTCGCGGCGGCCAGCCAGCGCGCCGTCGTCGCCTGCTCGGCGCTGAAGCGCGCCTATCGCGACATTCTCGTGCACGGCCGCGACGACGTCCGCATCGTCTTCCTCGACGGCACCCAGGACCTGATCGCGAAACGGCTCGCCGCACGCAAGGGGCATTTCATGCCGCCCGGGCTGCTCGACAGCCAGTTCCAAACTCTCGAGCCGCCGCAGGCGAGCGAGCGGCCGATCACGGTTTCGATCGATGCATCGGTCGAGGCGATCGTCGATGCCATTATCCGCCAACTCCAACTGGTTGCCCCATGA
- a CDS encoding Cof-type HAD-IIB family hydrolase: MSRISLVVSDVDGTLLPKDKILTEASKEAVRKLHAAGIGFTIVSSRPTIGMGFLIEPLAISLPIGAFNGSAIVDAKLKPIEQHLIPPATAQRSIDVLVEFGADIWLFTNDQWLTRNPDGEYVSHEKLAIKHDPVIVTDFAPYLTGACKIVGASSDAALLQRCEAAMQQAVGAEATAVRSQTYYLDVTPPGHDKGTFVAAMAKRLGISTDAVATIGDMQNDLAMFATSGVSFAMGNATDDVKKHATHVTDSNERDGFAAAMKTVLKLT; the protein is encoded by the coding sequence ATGAGCCGCATTTCGCTGGTCGTTTCCGATGTCGACGGTACCTTGCTGCCCAAGGACAAGATCCTGACCGAGGCTAGCAAGGAGGCGGTTCGCAAGCTGCACGCGGCCGGCATCGGCTTCACCATCGTCTCCAGCCGGCCGACCATCGGAATGGGCTTTCTGATCGAACCGCTGGCGATCAGCCTGCCGATCGGCGCGTTCAACGGCAGCGCCATCGTCGATGCCAAGCTGAAGCCCATCGAACAGCATTTGATCCCGCCCGCGACGGCGCAACGCAGTATCGATGTGCTTGTCGAATTCGGCGCCGATATCTGGCTGTTCACCAACGACCAGTGGCTGACGCGCAATCCGGACGGCGAATACGTTTCGCATGAGAAACTTGCGATCAAGCACGACCCGGTCATTGTGACGGACTTCGCGCCCTATCTGACCGGCGCCTGCAAGATCGTCGGCGCCAGTTCGGACGCCGCGCTGCTGCAGCGCTGCGAGGCGGCGATGCAACAGGCGGTTGGCGCGGAAGCTACCGCGGTTCGCTCGCAGACCTATTACCTCGACGTCACGCCTCCGGGTCACGATAAGGGCACCTTCGTCGCGGCGATGGCCAAACGGCTTGGCATATCGACCGACGCCGTCGCCACCATCGGCGACATGCAGAACGACCTGGCGATGTTCGCCACGAGCGGCGTCTCGTTCGCGATGGGCAACGCCACCGACGACGTCAAGAAGCACGCGACGCATGTCACCGACAGCAACGAGCGCGACGGGTTTGCCGCGGCGATGAAGACCGTGCTGAAGCTCACATAG
- a CDS encoding oleate hydratase produces MTVIKRKAYLVGGGIGSLAAAAFMIRDGGLPGGSITIYEALPVLGGSLDGGGNPDGGYTLRGGRMLTTDNYECTWGLFKSIPSLLTPGKTVFDETVEFNQKIKAHSQARLVDRNRAIVDVTSMGFSMTDRIELLKLMTASEPELGTDPISDWLSPEFFTTKFWFMWATTFAFQPWHSAVEFKRYLHRFIKEFSRIETLAGVKRTVFNQYDSLVRPLQSWLSEQGVNFQKGCFVTDLDLRSEAGKVAVGAIKLTRDGKTETIAVGTDDLVFVQNASMTDASSFGSMTQAPARLTKQDSHGWTLWEKLAEGRPEFGNPTAFNSSIPESWWESFTVTLKDNAFFDRMEAFSGNKAGTGGLVTFRDSNWLMSVVLAHQPHFADQPAGVQVFWGYALHPDRVGDFVAKPMSECTGAEILHELCGHLNFDRNVFAKATCIPCRMPYITSMFMPRAPGDRPLPVPKSSKNLAFVSQFVEIPEDVVFTVEFSVRVAQTAVYELLKIDREIPPILHHDKSLEVNFDAVIKAFK; encoded by the coding sequence GTGACAGTCATAAAACGAAAAGCATATCTCGTTGGCGGCGGCATCGGCTCACTGGCGGCGGCGGCTTTCATGATCCGGGACGGCGGCCTGCCTGGCGGCAGTATCACAATCTACGAGGCCTTGCCGGTACTGGGAGGGAGCCTCGACGGCGGCGGCAATCCCGACGGCGGCTATACCCTGCGCGGCGGACGCATGCTGACAACGGACAATTATGAATGCACCTGGGGATTGTTCAAATCCATCCCTTCTCTGCTTACGCCGGGCAAGACCGTGTTCGACGAAACGGTCGAGTTCAACCAGAAGATAAAAGCGCATTCGCAGGCGCGGCTCGTCGACCGCAACCGGGCCATCGTCGACGTCACCTCAATGGGGTTTTCGATGACGGACAGGATAGAGCTGCTCAAGCTCATGACGGCGAGCGAGCCGGAACTGGGGACCGACCCGATCTCCGACTGGCTCTCGCCGGAATTCTTCACAACCAAATTCTGGTTCATGTGGGCGACGACCTTTGCCTTCCAGCCGTGGCACAGCGCGGTCGAGTTCAAGCGCTACCTGCACAGGTTCATCAAGGAATTTTCCCGCATCGAGACCCTCGCTGGCGTCAAGCGCACGGTCTTCAATCAATACGATTCGCTGGTTCGCCCGCTGCAGTCATGGCTGTCGGAGCAGGGCGTCAATTTCCAGAAGGGCTGCTTTGTCACTGACCTCGATCTTCGCTCCGAAGCCGGCAAGGTTGCCGTCGGCGCGATCAAGTTGACGCGCGACGGCAAGACCGAAACCATCGCGGTAGGGACCGACGATCTGGTGTTCGTCCAGAACGCTTCCATGACCGACGCTTCGAGCTTCGGCTCGATGACGCAGGCACCCGCCCGGCTGACGAAGCAGGACAGCCACGGTTGGACGCTGTGGGAAAAGCTGGCCGAAGGCCGGCCCGAATTCGGCAACCCGACGGCGTTCAACAGCAGTATTCCCGAATCTTGGTGGGAGTCCTTCACTGTGACGCTGAAGGATAATGCCTTCTTCGACCGGATGGAGGCGTTTTCCGGCAACAAGGCGGGTACCGGCGGGCTGGTGACGTTCAGGGACTCCAACTGGCTGATGTCGGTCGTGCTGGCGCACCAGCCGCACTTCGCCGATCAGCCTGCGGGTGTTCAGGTGTTCTGGGGATATGCGCTGCATCCAGACCGGGTCGGCGATTTCGTGGCCAAGCCAATGTCGGAATGCACAGGCGCCGAGATCCTGCACGAGCTGTGCGGCCACCTCAATTTCGATCGCAATGTTTTCGCCAAGGCAACCTGCATTCCGTGTCGGATGCCCTACATCACCAGCATGTTCATGCCGCGCGCGCCAGGCGACCGACCGTTGCCGGTCCCCAAATCATCGAAGAATCTGGCCTTCGTCAGCCAGTTCGTCGAGATCCCAGAAGATGTCGTGTTCACGGTCGAATTCTCGGTCCGGGTGGCCCAGACGGCGGTCTATGAACTCCTCAAGATCGATCGCGAGATCCCGCCGATCCTGCATCACGACAAGTCACTGGAAGTCAATTTCGACGCGGTGATCAAGGCCTTCAAGTGA
- a CDS encoding glycoside hydrolase family 15 protein — protein MSCRIEDYGLIGDCETSALVGRDGSIDWLCWPAFDSDACFASLLGTPRHGRWLIAPVGDIKRTSRRYWGDTLILETRFETPDGEVELVDFMPPRGHASDVVRLVRGARGRVKMRMQLVIRFGFGSDIPWVKKNADGSGLLAICGQDMVVLRTPVATRGEDLTTVAEFEVGEGDIVPFVLTYGPSHLPVPAPIDPAQALRDTETFWAEWCSHCTYEGERRDLVMRSLITLKALTYAPTGGIVAAPTTSLPEKLGGARNWDYRFCWLRDATFTLLALMNSGYTGEASAWHNWLLRAVAGSPANMQIMYGIMGQRRLLEWEADWLPGYEGARPVRVGNAAYAQLQLDVYGELIDAFHQSRTAKLELDEGSWALECSVLEHLAEVWDQPDHGIWERRGEGRHYVSSKVMSWVAFDRGIKSAEQFGFKAPLGKWRGLRDAIHRDVCENGFDRELNSFVDFYGSKLLDASILMLPAVGFLPSTDPRVRGTLDAIERYMMLDGFVLRHDPREIADETQPIEGAFLACTLWLADAFVLAGEFEKAQTLFSRVVAVANDLGLLAEEFDTVAGRQTGNFPQALTHISLINTAHNLSAAKPSTDKPAMQRSK, from the coding sequence TTGTCGTGCCGTATCGAAGACTATGGGCTGATCGGCGACTGCGAGACGTCGGCGCTGGTCGGCCGCGACGGATCGATCGACTGGCTGTGCTGGCCGGCGTTTGATTCCGACGCCTGTTTCGCAAGCCTGCTCGGCACCCCCAGGCACGGCCGCTGGCTGATAGCGCCGGTGGGCGACATCAAGCGCACGTCGCGCCGCTATTGGGGCGATACCTTGATCCTGGAAACGCGGTTCGAGACACCAGATGGCGAGGTCGAGCTGGTCGATTTCATGCCACCGCGTGGCCACGCGTCCGATGTGGTGCGGCTGGTGCGCGGCGCGCGTGGCCGGGTGAAAATGCGGATGCAACTGGTGATCCGCTTCGGATTCGGTAGCGATATTCCCTGGGTCAAGAAGAACGCGGACGGGTCGGGATTGCTGGCGATTTGCGGGCAGGACATGGTGGTGTTGCGGACCCCGGTCGCGACCCGCGGAGAGGATCTCACGACCGTTGCCGAGTTCGAAGTCGGCGAGGGCGATATTGTACCCTTCGTGCTCACCTACGGACCCTCGCATCTGCCGGTGCCCGCGCCGATCGATCCCGCGCAGGCCCTGCGGGACACCGAAACCTTCTGGGCCGAATGGTGCAGCCACTGCACCTACGAAGGCGAGCGCCGCGATCTCGTGATGCGCTCGCTGATCACGCTGAAGGCGCTGACCTACGCTCCGACCGGCGGCATCGTCGCGGCGCCGACGACGTCGCTGCCGGAAAAGCTCGGCGGCGCCAGAAACTGGGACTACCGCTTCTGCTGGCTGCGCGACGCCACCTTCACGCTGCTGGCGCTGATGAACTCCGGCTACACCGGCGAGGCCTCCGCCTGGCATAACTGGCTGCTGCGTGCGGTGGCGGGTTCGCCGGCCAACATGCAGATCATGTATGGCATCATGGGCCAGCGGCGCCTCTTGGAATGGGAGGCGGACTGGTTGCCCGGCTATGAGGGCGCGCGGCCGGTGCGGGTCGGCAACGCCGCCTATGCGCAACTCCAGCTCGACGTCTATGGCGAGCTGATCGACGCGTTTCACCAGTCGCGGACGGCCAAGCTCGAACTCGACGAAGGCAGCTGGGCGCTGGAATGTTCGGTGCTCGAGCATCTCGCCGAGGTCTGGGACCAGCCCGATCACGGCATCTGGGAGCGCCGCGGCGAGGGCCGGCACTATGTTTCCTCGAAGGTGATGAGCTGGGTTGCGTTCGACCGCGGCATCAAGAGCGCGGAACAGTTCGGCTTCAAGGCGCCGCTCGGAAAGTGGCGGGGTCTGCGCGACGCGATTCACCGCGATGTCTGCGAAAATGGTTTTGATCGCGAACTGAATTCCTTCGTCGATTTCTACGGCTCGAAGCTGCTCGACGCCAGCATCCTGATGCTGCCGGCGGTCGGCTTCCTGCCGTCCACGGATCCCCGTGTGCGCGGCACGCTTGATGCGATCGAGCGGTACATGATGCTGGACGGCTTCGTGTTACGGCACGATCCCCGCGAGATCGCGGATGAGACACAGCCGATCGAAGGCGCATTCCTCGCCTGTACGCTCTGGCTTGCGGATGCCTTCGTGCTGGCGGGCGAATTCGAGAAGGCGCAAACGCTGTTTTCACGTGTGGTCGCGGTCGCCAACGATCTCGGGCTATTGGCCGAGGAGTTCGATACCGTAGCCGGCCGCCAGACCGGAAATTTTCCGCAGGCGCTGACACATATCTCGCTGATCAACACCGCGCACAATCTCAGCGCGGCGAAGCCGTCGACCGACAAGCCGGCGATGCAGCGGTCGAAATAG